A DNA window from Acidobacteriota bacterium contains the following coding sequences:
- the ruvC gene encoding crossover junction endodeoxyribonuclease RuvC — protein MRVFGIDPGSQCTGYGCVDSDGRRHQLVLCGAVRAGAAATFPEQLSIIYRELSAHIAAQRPDFVVIESIFHAVNARSALKLGHARGVAMLAATEAGVTVVEYTPAEIKRSVVGYGRAEKAQVGQMVKLLLGLDAVPTPHDAADALAVAICHVHGGKGTPKGAPARGSKAETSWRHYKPAAP, from the coding sequence GTGAGAGTGTTTGGCATCGACCCCGGCTCGCAGTGCACGGGCTACGGCTGCGTGGACAGCGACGGCCGGCGCCACCAGCTGGTGCTGTGCGGAGCGGTCCGCGCCGGGGCTGCCGCCACCTTTCCCGAGCAGCTCTCGATCATCTATCGCGAGCTTTCCGCCCATATCGCCGCGCAGCGTCCCGACTTCGTCGTCATCGAAAGCATTTTTCACGCGGTGAACGCGCGCAGCGCGCTGAAGCTGGGCCATGCGCGCGGCGTGGCCATGCTGGCCGCCACCGAGGCCGGTGTCACCGTGGTCGAGTACACCCCGGCAGAGATCAAACGCTCGGTCGTTGGCTACGGCCGTGCGGAGAAGGCCCAGGTCGGGCAGATGGTGAAGCTGTTGCTCGGTCTTGATGCGGTCCCGACGCCACACGATGCGGCCGATGCGCTGGCGGTGGCGATTTGCCACGTGCACGGCGGCAAGGGCACGCCCAAGGGCGCGCCGGCCAGGGGCAGCAAGGCCGAGACCAGCTGGCGCCATTACAAGCCGGCAGCGCCATGA
- a CDS encoding beta-ketoacyl-ACP synthase III, with protein sequence MNVRRVEIKSLATYVPPRLLTNADLEKLVDTTDEWIMQRTGIRQRHIVDPGVATSDLAAEAAKEAIRRAGLTPDDIDLIIVGTVTPDMLFPSTACLVQHKIGASHAWGFDLSAACSAFTYALTVGSQLVAAGNVKNALVIGADVMTSIIDYTDRATCVLFGDGAGAVVLAPSSDPNIGILDFEHMIDGSGGAALCMPAGGSRRPASHETVDQRLHYVKQDGQTVFKFAVRNTGEICERLLKRNNLTGDDLDLFVSHQANKRIIMSAAERIGMPEEKVVINIDRFGNTTAATIPLALNDAVESGRLKKGNLIMLTSVGAGFTVGSLLVRWGL encoded by the coding sequence TTGAACGTCCGCCGAGTAGAGATCAAGAGCCTGGCCACCTACGTGCCGCCACGCCTGTTGACCAACGCCGATCTCGAGAAGCTGGTCGACACGACCGACGAGTGGATCATGCAGCGCACGGGTATTCGCCAGCGCCACATCGTCGATCCGGGCGTGGCGACGAGCGACCTGGCCGCCGAGGCCGCCAAGGAGGCGATCCGGCGGGCGGGCCTGACGCCGGATGACATCGACCTGATCATCGTCGGCACGGTGACGCCCGACATGTTGTTTCCGAGCACGGCGTGCCTGGTCCAGCACAAGATCGGCGCGTCTCACGCGTGGGGCTTTGACCTGTCGGCGGCGTGCTCGGCGTTTACCTACGCGCTGACGGTGGGCAGCCAACTGGTCGCCGCGGGCAACGTCAAGAACGCGCTCGTGATTGGCGCCGACGTCATGACGAGCATCATTGACTACACCGACCGGGCGACCTGCGTGCTGTTCGGCGACGGCGCCGGCGCCGTCGTGCTGGCGCCGTCGTCGGATCCCAATATCGGCATCCTCGACTTCGAGCACATGATCGATGGCAGCGGCGGCGCCGCGCTGTGCATGCCGGCCGGCGGCAGCCGCAGGCCGGCTTCGCACGAGACGGTCGATCAACGCCTGCACTACGTGAAACAGGACGGCCAGACCGTGTTCAAGTTCGCCGTGCGCAACACCGGCGAGATCTGCGAACGGCTGCTCAAGCGCAACAATCTCACCGGAGATGACCTTGACCTGTTCGTATCTCACCAGGCGAACAAGCGGATCATCATGTCGGCGGCCGAACGCATCGGGATGCCTGAAGAGAAGGTCGTGATCAACATCGATCGCTTCGGCAACACCACCGCCGCCACGATCCCACTGGCGCTCAACGACGCCGTTGAAAGCGGACGGCTGAAGAAGGGCAACCTGATCATGCTGACATCGGTCGGGGCCGGGTTTACCGTGGGTTCGCTGCTGGTTCGCTGGGGTCTTTGA
- the ruvA gene encoding Holliday junction branch migration protein RuvA: MIALLRGQVFEKHPNRLIVDVAGVGYDVQVPLSTFYTAGDPGSEIALRIHTHVREDQLALYGFATVLELSMFERLIAVSGIGPKLALSVLSGIETRDLVGAIQRNDLARLTGIPGVGKKTAERMCVELRDRLPKAMVASDATPSPGDTLRDDLVSALTNLGYHRQAIDKSLDKLVSATGDQRFEDVLRAALRDLSRA, encoded by the coding sequence ATGATCGCGTTACTGCGCGGGCAAGTGTTCGAGAAGCATCCCAATCGGTTGATCGTCGATGTGGCCGGGGTTGGGTATGACGTGCAAGTCCCGCTGTCCACCTTTTATACCGCCGGCGATCCGGGCAGCGAGATCGCGTTGCGCATCCACACCCACGTGCGGGAGGACCAGCTCGCGCTCTATGGCTTCGCGACCGTCCTCGAGCTGTCGATGTTCGAACGGTTGATTGCCGTCAGTGGCATCGGCCCGAAGCTGGCGCTGTCGGTGCTGTCAGGCATCGAGACCCGAGACCTGGTGGGTGCCATCCAGCGCAACGACCTGGCGCGGCTCACCGGCATTCCCGGCGTCGGCAAGAAGACGGCGGAGCGCATGTGCGTGGAGCTGCGCGATCGCCTGCCGAAGGCCATGGTCGCGAGCGACGCGACGCCGTCGCCCGGCGACACCCTGCGCGACGACCTGGTGTCGGCGCTGACCAATCTCGGCTACCATCGGCAGGCCATCGACAAGTCACTCGACAAGCTCGTGAGCGCCACCGGCGACCAGCGTTTCGAGGATGTACTGCGTGCGGCGCTAAGGGATCTCTCCCGTGCCTGA
- the ruvB gene encoding Holliday junction branch migration DNA helicase RuvB, producing MTTPSRVAEDAQDEAGLRPRRLDEYIGQDRIREQLHVSITAAKQRGEHLDHALLYGPPGLGKTTLAYVIANELGVPIRTTSGPVIEKPGDLAGILSNLQPREVLFIDEIHRMSPAIEEILYPAMEDFELDIVIGQGPGARSVKVPVEPFTLIGATTRAGLLTSPLRARFGIVHRLDFYDARDIEEIVRRSARILDVPMDEAAAKEIAGRSRGTPRVVNRLLRRVRDYAQVRADGRITVAVARAAMALLDVDQYGFDESDRRLVVTIIDKFNGGPVGLGSLAAALSEEADAIEDMYEPYLIQIGFLERTPRGRIATARAYEYFGRTMPGRGLF from the coding sequence CTGACAACGCCCTCGCGGGTGGCCGAAGACGCGCAGGATGAAGCGGGCCTGCGCCCGCGGCGCCTGGACGAATACATCGGCCAGGACCGCATCCGGGAGCAGCTCCACGTGTCGATCACCGCGGCAAAACAGCGCGGCGAGCATCTCGACCACGCGCTGCTCTACGGCCCGCCGGGGCTGGGGAAGACGACCCTGGCGTACGTGATCGCCAACGAGCTGGGCGTGCCGATCCGCACCACCTCGGGACCGGTGATCGAGAAGCCGGGCGATCTCGCCGGCATCCTGTCGAACCTGCAGCCGCGCGAAGTCCTGTTCATCGACGAGATTCACCGCATGTCGCCCGCGATCGAGGAGATCCTCTATCCGGCCATGGAAGATTTCGAGCTCGACATCGTCATTGGGCAGGGCCCCGGCGCCCGTTCGGTGAAGGTGCCGGTCGAGCCGTTCACGCTGATTGGCGCGACGACGCGGGCCGGGCTGCTGACCTCGCCGCTGCGCGCGCGTTTCGGGATCGTGCACCGGCTGGATTTCTACGATGCGCGCGACATCGAAGAGATCGTTCGCCGCTCGGCGCGGATTCTCGACGTGCCGATGGACGAGGCGGCGGCGAAGGAGATCGCGGGGCGATCGCGCGGTACGCCACGGGTGGTGAACCGCCTGTTGCGCCGGGTCCGCGACTACGCGCAGGTCCGGGCAGATGGCCGCATCACCGTGGCGGTGGCACGTGCCGCCATGGCCCTGCTTGATGTGGATCAGTACGGGTTCGACGAGAGCGATCGCCGGCTGGTGGTGACGATCATCGACAAGTTCAATGGCGGCCCGGTGGGTCTGGGCAGCCTGGCCGCGGCGCTCAGCGAAGAGGCCGACGCGATCGAAGACATGTACGAGCCGTATCTGATCCAGATCGGCTTCCTGGAACGCACGCCGCGTGGCCGCATTGCGACGGCCCGCGCCTATGAGTATTTCGGGCGCACCATGCCCGGGAGGGGGTTGTTTTGA